Proteins found in one Arthrobacter pascens genomic segment:
- a CDS encoding carbon starvation CstA family protein → MAGMPDELAGSKRRGGQLTTDPELPPTAVDEAVREAEEKKWTPAKIAIWAAIALLGGVAWFMLAIVRGETVNAIWFVFASVCTYLIGYRFYSKVIERLLLKPNDRRATPAEYKADGKDYVRTDRNVLFGHHFAAIAGAGPLVGPVIAAQMGYLPGTIWIIIGVVLAGAVQDYLVMFFSMRRGGRSLGQMAREELGVIGGTAALIATLLIMVIIVAILALVVVNALGESPWGVFSVGMTIPIALFMGIYLRFLRPGKVLEVSLIGFVLLMAAIIGGGAVAGTEWGAAFFHLDKVTIAWGLIVYGFIAAILPVWLLLAPRDYLSTFMKIGVIVMLALAIVVVRPEITVPAFSEFASRDNGPVFSGALFPFLFVTIACGALSGFHALISSGTTPKLIEKERQTRFIGYGGMLMESFVAIMALVAAISIDRGIYFAMNAPLALTGGTVESAATWVNSLGLAGVNITPDVLAQTASNVGEESIISRSGGAPTLAVGLAHIMQQFIGGTAMMAFWYHFAIMFEALFILTAVDAGTRVARFMLQDSIGNFVPKFKEHSWRPGAWLCTAVMVGAWGAVLLMGVTDPLGGINTLFPLFGIANQLLAAIALAVCMAIAAKRGAFKYLWIVALPLAFAAVVTITASFHKIFSPVPAVGYFANNAAFSKALADGKTEFGTAKTVLAMEAVVRNTMIQGWLSIIFVVLSIIVIATAIVATIKAFRHNAAGIANVDHEDEARPSRVFAPAGLIPSPAERELLAEWDKLPAELRFERAGHQ, encoded by the coding sequence ATGGCTGGAATGCCTGATGAACTGGCAGGTTCAAAGCGTCGGGGTGGGCAACTTACCACGGACCCGGAGCTTCCCCCGACCGCCGTGGACGAGGCCGTCCGCGAGGCTGAAGAGAAGAAATGGACCCCCGCCAAGATCGCGATCTGGGCGGCCATCGCGTTGCTGGGCGGCGTGGCCTGGTTCATGCTGGCAATCGTCCGCGGAGAAACAGTCAACGCCATCTGGTTTGTCTTCGCCTCTGTCTGCACGTACCTCATCGGCTACCGGTTCTACTCCAAGGTCATCGAAAGGCTCCTCCTCAAGCCGAACGACCGCCGCGCCACTCCCGCAGAGTACAAGGCGGACGGCAAGGACTATGTCCGTACGGACCGTAACGTCCTGTTCGGCCACCACTTCGCCGCCATTGCCGGCGCGGGACCCCTGGTTGGGCCGGTCATCGCAGCCCAGATGGGCTATCTCCCCGGCACTATCTGGATCATCATCGGCGTCGTTCTGGCCGGCGCGGTCCAGGACTACCTGGTGATGTTTTTCTCCATGCGCCGCGGCGGACGCTCCCTGGGCCAGATGGCCCGCGAGGAACTGGGCGTGATCGGCGGCACCGCAGCCCTCATCGCCACGCTGCTCATCATGGTGATCATCGTTGCGATCCTGGCCCTGGTCGTCGTGAACGCCCTGGGCGAAAGCCCGTGGGGTGTCTTCTCCGTTGGCATGACCATCCCCATCGCCCTGTTCATGGGGATCTACCTCCGGTTCCTCCGTCCCGGCAAGGTCCTGGAAGTCTCCCTCATCGGTTTTGTGCTGCTCATGGCGGCCATCATCGGCGGCGGTGCTGTTGCCGGTACCGAGTGGGGAGCGGCGTTCTTCCATCTGGACAAGGTCACCATCGCATGGGGCCTCATCGTCTACGGCTTCATCGCCGCCATCCTTCCCGTCTGGCTGCTGCTGGCTCCCCGCGACTACCTTTCCACCTTCATGAAGATCGGCGTGATCGTGATGCTGGCCCTGGCCATTGTGGTGGTCCGTCCCGAAATCACCGTCCCCGCTTTCAGCGAGTTCGCCAGCCGCGACAACGGACCTGTATTCTCGGGGGCGCTGTTCCCGTTCCTGTTCGTCACCATTGCGTGCGGCGCATTGTCCGGCTTCCATGCCCTGATTTCCTCAGGTACCACGCCGAAACTCATTGAGAAGGAACGCCAGACCCGTTTCATCGGCTACGGCGGCATGCTGATGGAATCCTTCGTGGCCATCATGGCCCTGGTGGCGGCCATCTCCATCGACCGCGGCATCTACTTCGCCATGAACGCGCCACTCGCGCTCACCGGCGGCACCGTGGAATCCGCCGCCACCTGGGTCAACAGCCTGGGACTTGCCGGCGTCAACATCACCCCGGACGTGCTGGCCCAGACAGCCTCAAACGTGGGGGAGGAGAGCATCATCTCCCGGTCCGGCGGCGCACCCACCCTGGCCGTGGGACTGGCCCACATCATGCAGCAGTTCATCGGCGGCACGGCCATGATGGCTTTCTGGTACCACTTCGCCATCATGTTCGAGGCCTTGTTCATCCTCACAGCTGTGGACGCCGGTACCCGCGTTGCACGGTTCATGCTGCAGGACTCCATCGGCAACTTCGTCCCCAAGTTCAAAGAGCACTCGTGGCGGCCGGGAGCGTGGCTCTGCACCGCGGTGATGGTGGGTGCCTGGGGTGCCGTGCTGCTGATGGGTGTCACTGATCCCCTGGGCGGAATCAACACACTGTTCCCGCTGTTTGGCATCGCCAACCAGTTGCTGGCCGCCATCGCCCTGGCTGTCTGCATGGCCATTGCAGCGAAACGCGGCGCCTTCAAGTACCTGTGGATCGTTGCCCTCCCGCTGGCCTTCGCCGCAGTGGTCACCATCACGGCCAGCTTCCACAAGATCTTTTCGCCGGTTCCGGCCGTCGGCTACTTCGCCAACAACGCTGCCTTCTCAAAGGCCCTGGCGGACGGCAAGACAGAATTCGGGACGGCCAAGACAGTACTCGCCATGGAGGCAGTGGTCCGCAACACCATGATCCAGGGCTGGCTGTCCATCATCTTTGTGGTGCTGAGCATCATCGTTATTGCCACGGCGATCGTGGCAACCATCAAAGCCTTCCGCCACAACGCCGCAGGAATCGCCAACGTGGACCACGAGGATGAGGCACGTCCCTCCCGCGTGTTCGCACCGGCGGGGCTCATCCCCAGCCCGGCGGAGCGGGAGCTCCTGGCTGAGTGGGACAAGCTGCCCGCGGAGCTCCGGTTCGAAAGGGCAGGCCACCAATGA
- a CDS encoding trans-sulfuration enzyme family protein, whose protein sequence is MSLSERYAASLSAETVVVAAGRPPRKRDEPVNPPIVLSSTYFGSGPLADGDRGYGRYSNPTWDPFEEALGQLEGSTLPALLYASGLAAVSSALSLVPAGGVLVMPSHSYSGSLVMAAELAQKGFLELRTVDIADTDAVKEQLAPRGADTRTASMLWLESPTNPMLGIADIRELTGAAHRAGAIVVTDNTFSTPLVQQPLGLGSGVVLHSVTKYLSGHSDVVLGALVTSNPDIRAALLHHRIIHGGIAGPFEAWLALRGLRTLALRVERSQASAAVLAERLSAHPGIEGIRFPGLPQDPGHERAKNQMTGFGSIVCVQIAPVAGLDGADAADKLVRSLELWLPATSLGGVESLIERRRRHSAEPLSVPENLVRLSVGIENVDDLWADLKQALDSLDG, encoded by the coding sequence ATGAGTCTTTCAGAACGCTACGCCGCCTCCCTGTCGGCCGAGACGGTGGTTGTTGCCGCAGGCCGGCCGCCACGTAAACGGGACGAGCCAGTCAACCCGCCCATCGTGCTGTCCTCCACCTACTTTGGCAGCGGTCCGCTGGCTGACGGGGACCGCGGATACGGCCGGTACTCCAACCCCACCTGGGATCCCTTCGAAGAGGCCCTGGGCCAGCTCGAGGGATCCACGCTGCCGGCCCTGCTCTACGCGTCCGGGCTGGCAGCGGTGAGCTCTGCCCTGTCCCTCGTGCCGGCGGGGGGCGTCCTGGTGATGCCCTCGCACAGCTACTCCGGGTCACTGGTGATGGCCGCCGAACTCGCCCAGAAGGGCTTCCTGGAACTCCGGACAGTGGACATCGCGGATACTGACGCCGTCAAGGAACAGCTGGCACCCCGCGGCGCGGACACCCGCACCGCCAGCATGCTGTGGCTCGAAAGCCCGACCAACCCCATGCTGGGCATTGCAGACATCCGCGAACTCACCGGCGCTGCCCACCGGGCCGGAGCCATCGTTGTCACGGACAACACTTTCTCCACCCCGCTGGTGCAGCAGCCGCTGGGGCTGGGTTCCGGCGTCGTGCTTCACTCGGTGACCAAATATCTGTCGGGGCATTCCGACGTGGTGCTGGGCGCCCTGGTGACGTCGAACCCGGACATCCGGGCTGCGCTGTTGCACCACCGCATCATCCACGGCGGAATTGCCGGCCCCTTTGAAGCCTGGCTTGCGCTGCGCGGTCTCCGGACCCTGGCGTTGCGCGTGGAACGCTCGCAGGCGTCAGCAGCCGTACTCGCCGAGCGACTGAGCGCCCATCCGGGGATTGAGGGCATCAGGTTCCCCGGGCTGCCCCAGGATCCCGGGCACGAACGGGCTAAGAACCAAATGACAGGCTTCGGGTCCATTGTCTGCGTCCAGATAGCCCCGGTGGCTGGCCTCGACGGGGCCGACGCAGCAGACAAACTGGTCCGGTCACTGGAGCTCTGGCTGCCGGCCACGTCCCTGGGCGGCGTGGAATCGCTGATCGAACGTCGACGCCGGCACAGCGCCGAGCCCCTCAGCGTGCCGGAGAACCTGGTGCGCCTGAGCGTCGGGATCGAGAATGTTGACGACCTTTGGGCCGACTTGAAGCAGGCGCTGGACTCCTTGGACGGTTAG
- a CDS encoding PadR family transcriptional regulator: MSIRHSLLALLQDQPRYGYQLRVEFENRTGATWPLNIGQVYTTLDRLERDGLVSNDGGDGEGHVVYSITDAGKAEVQGWFAAPVERINPPRNELAIKLALAVTLPGVDVQAIIQAQRVASIRALQDYTKSRRDTAANQRSADTAWLLVLDSLIFQTEAEVRWLDLCEARMVQQAQSAGQGATRKTSNGVTVEEAAPLIADSRR, from the coding sequence ATGTCCATACGTCACAGCCTCCTCGCCTTGCTGCAGGACCAGCCGCGCTACGGCTACCAGCTCAGGGTTGAGTTCGAGAACCGCACCGGGGCCACCTGGCCGTTGAACATCGGTCAGGTCTACACCACCCTGGACCGGCTGGAACGTGACGGCCTGGTCAGCAATGACGGCGGTGACGGCGAGGGCCACGTGGTCTACAGCATCACCGATGCAGGCAAGGCAGAAGTCCAGGGCTGGTTCGCCGCCCCCGTGGAGCGGATCAATCCGCCGCGGAACGAGCTCGCCATCAAACTGGCGCTCGCCGTGACGTTGCCGGGGGTGGATGTGCAGGCCATCATCCAGGCCCAGCGGGTGGCTTCCATCCGGGCGCTCCAGGATTACACCAAGTCCCGCCGGGACACCGCCGCCAACCAGCGTTCGGCAGATACCGCGTGGCTGCTGGTACTGGACTCGCTGATTTTCCAGACGGAAGCGGAGGTCCGCTGGCTGGACCTCTGCGAGGCCCGGATGGTGCAGCAGGCGCAGTCCGCCGGCCAGGGTGCAACACGTAAAACGTCCAACGGGGTCACTGTGGAAGAGGCTGCCCCGCTCATCGCTGACAGCCGCCGGTGA
- a CDS encoding bacterial proteasome activator family protein, translating into MSDPEDTQPDDVPVEGTTLDNGQRPVPVPADANAAPGIKSKGSSLQDLVDEPAKVMRIGTMIRQLLEEVKAAPLDDAARGRLAEIHERSIKELEDGLAPELVEELDRISLPFPDNATPSDAELRIAQAQLVGWLEGLFHGIQTAIAAQHAAREHAAAQLQLRQLPPGTVIAPGVVIGENGEPQRATAGQQRPGPAGPARPEDPDHGPGQYL; encoded by the coding sequence ATGAGCGATCCGGAAGACACTCAGCCTGACGACGTCCCGGTAGAGGGCACCACCCTCGACAATGGGCAACGGCCCGTGCCCGTGCCCGCTGACGCCAATGCGGCGCCCGGCATCAAGTCCAAGGGCAGCAGCCTGCAGGACCTGGTGGACGAACCGGCCAAAGTCATGCGGATAGGGACCATGATCCGGCAGCTGTTGGAGGAGGTGAAGGCCGCACCGCTGGACGACGCCGCGCGCGGCCGCCTCGCCGAGATCCACGAGCGTTCGATCAAGGAGTTGGAAGACGGGCTGGCGCCGGAGCTTGTTGAAGAACTTGACCGGATCAGCCTGCCCTTCCCGGACAACGCCACTCCTTCCGATGCCGAGCTCCGTATTGCCCAGGCCCAGCTGGTGGGCTGGCTGGAAGGGCTGTTCCATGGCATCCAGACGGCCATCGCCGCCCAGCACGCGGCACGGGAGCATGCCGCTGCGCAGTTGCAGCTAAGGCAGCTCCCTCCGGGAACCGTGATTGCTCCCGGTGTGGTGATCGGGGAGAACGGCGAGCCGCAGCGGGCCACGGCCGGCCAGCAGCGCCCCGGTCCTGCGGGTCCCGCCAGGCCCGAGGACCCGGACCACGGGCCCGGGCAGTATCTGTAG
- a CDS encoding ABC transporter ATP-binding protein, with protein sequence MSVQGPQQVLELAKVCRTFGDGATAVAALRDVDLTISAGEFVAVMGPSGSGKSSLLALAGGLDRPTSGAVFVESTPLAGLGLNELARLRRRAVGYVFQDFNLVPTLTAAENVALPLELDGTGAKKAHRQSLDALRQVGIPELAYRFMDQMSGGQQQRVAIARAIVGERRLILADEPTGALDSTTGQGVMEVLRGRADAGAAVMLVTHEARHAAWADRVVFLRDGRIVDQAAAMHDPAMLLAQAGL encoded by the coding sequence GTGAGCGTCCAGGGGCCGCAGCAGGTCCTGGAACTGGCCAAGGTCTGCAGGACTTTCGGTGACGGCGCGACGGCGGTTGCGGCACTCCGCGATGTTGACCTCACCATCAGCGCGGGCGAGTTTGTGGCGGTCATGGGGCCGTCCGGGTCCGGGAAATCCTCCCTGCTGGCGCTTGCCGGCGGACTGGACCGGCCGACGTCGGGCGCTGTCTTTGTGGAATCGACGCCCTTGGCGGGGCTGGGACTGAACGAGCTGGCGCGGCTGCGCCGCCGAGCCGTCGGCTACGTTTTTCAGGACTTCAACCTGGTTCCTACACTGACTGCCGCCGAAAATGTGGCCTTGCCACTGGAACTGGACGGTACGGGGGCGAAGAAGGCCCACCGGCAGTCGCTGGATGCCCTGAGGCAAGTGGGGATACCGGAACTCGCTTACCGTTTTATGGACCAGATGTCCGGCGGCCAGCAGCAGCGGGTAGCCATTGCCAGGGCCATTGTGGGGGAGCGCCGGCTGATCCTGGCCGATGAACCCACGGGGGCATTGGACTCCACCACCGGACAGGGTGTTATGGAAGTGCTGCGGGGGCGGGCAGACGCCGGCGCCGCCGTCATGCTGGTGACCCACGAGGCCAGGCATGCCGCCTGGGCGGACCGGGTGGTGTTCTTGCGGGACGGCCGCATCGTGGACCAGGCAGCCGCCATGCATGATCCCGCCATGCTCCTGGCCCAGGCCGGACTCTGA
- a CDS encoding DUF805 domain-containing protein, whose protein sequence is MSQPQYPSQQPYPPQQLSWQGEPPLWAPYYGASFPVAVKRFFKKYATFTGRASRSEYWWWTLVSVGISIILNIIISAGTTTSTSSFSSTPQYGPGAMFGLILLVIFGLATIVPSLALSVRRLHDSNKSGWMLLLGLIPFVGGIILIVFMVLGPDPAGQRFDQPSSD, encoded by the coding sequence TTGAGCCAGCCGCAATACCCGTCCCAGCAGCCGTATCCGCCGCAGCAGCTATCCTGGCAGGGCGAACCGCCGCTCTGGGCGCCCTACTACGGGGCATCGTTCCCGGTTGCCGTCAAACGGTTCTTCAAGAAGTACGCTACGTTCACCGGGCGGGCCAGCCGGAGTGAGTACTGGTGGTGGACCCTCGTCTCCGTGGGCATCAGCATCATCCTGAACATCATCATCAGCGCCGGCACCACAACGTCGACGTCGTCGTTCAGTAGCACACCCCAGTACGGCCCAGGCGCCATGTTCGGGCTGATCCTGCTCGTCATCTTTGGTTTGGCTACAATCGTGCCGTCCCTGGCGCTGTCGGTCCGTCGCCTGCACGACAGCAACAAGAGTGGATGGATGCTTCTGCTCGGCCTGATTCCTTTCGTGGGCGGTATCATCCTGATCGTGTTCATGGTCTTGGGACCGGACCCGGCCGGTCAGCGGTTCGACCAGCCCAGCAGCGACTAA
- the tmk gene encoding dTMP kinase — MTNQSPGLFIAFEGGDGAGKSTQAGLLAEALESRGLKVLRTREPGGTPIGEKLRSLVLDHGHGHIDAHTEALIFAASRAAHAGQVIRPALARGEIVLTDRYIDSSVAYQGAGRDLGTDAVRSLNEWATAGLLPDLTVLLDVDPADGRRRRTAGDAAEDRLESEADEFHTRIRGAFLELAASRPEEYLVLPAHSPISELAARILDRVDALLASAGRGAA; from the coding sequence GTGACTAACCAAAGCCCGGGACTTTTTATCGCGTTTGAAGGCGGCGACGGCGCCGGGAAGTCCACCCAGGCCGGCCTGCTCGCTGAGGCCCTGGAATCCCGAGGGCTGAAAGTCCTGCGCACGCGTGAGCCGGGCGGAACTCCCATCGGTGAAAAGCTGCGCTCCCTGGTACTGGATCACGGCCATGGCCACATCGACGCCCACACCGAGGCCCTCATTTTCGCAGCCTCGCGTGCGGCCCATGCCGGCCAGGTCATCCGGCCCGCCTTGGCGCGGGGCGAGATTGTCCTCACAGACCGCTACATCGACTCGTCGGTGGCGTACCAGGGTGCCGGGCGTGATCTCGGCACCGACGCCGTGCGTTCGCTCAATGAATGGGCCACCGCGGGGCTGCTGCCTGACCTCACCGTGCTGCTGGACGTGGATCCTGCTGATGGCCGCCGCCGGCGCACGGCAGGCGATGCTGCTGAAGACCGGCTCGAATCGGAGGCCGACGAATTCCACACCCGCATCCGCGGAGCCTTCCTGGAACTCGCAGCCAGCCGCCCGGAAGAGTATCTTGTGTTGCCCGCGCATTCACCAATCAGCGAACTCGCGGCGCGGATCCTGGACCGGGTGGATGCGCTCCTGGCATCCGCGGGCCGCGGTGCCGCATGA
- a CDS encoding aldo/keto reductase has protein sequence MTLSPSLTLNDGRTIPQLGYGVWQVEDGVAEKVVRQAFEAGFRHVDTARIYGNEAGVGRAIASSGLRPEEIFITTKLWNADQGYEPTLAAFEESLDRLGLESLDLYLIHWMQPKQEKYVDTWKALIELQKRGRVRSIGVSNFTAEGLQRLIDETGVVPAIHQIELHPYFSQRELREFGASKGILTQAWSPLGQGGELLEDDTVAAIAAKHRATPAQVVIAWHLAIGNVVIPKSVTESRIQENYAALDVVLDADDIEAINSLDRTAAGEGRIGPDPAVSDFA, from the coding sequence ATGACACTTTCACCTTCACTGACCCTTAATGACGGACGAACCATTCCGCAGCTCGGCTATGGTGTGTGGCAGGTTGAGGACGGCGTCGCGGAGAAGGTTGTCCGGCAGGCGTTCGAAGCCGGCTTCCGCCACGTCGACACCGCCAGGATCTACGGCAACGAGGCTGGAGTGGGCCGGGCGATCGCCAGCTCCGGACTCCGGCCCGAGGAAATCTTCATCACCACCAAGCTGTGGAATGCCGATCAGGGCTACGAGCCCACGCTGGCGGCGTTTGAGGAGTCGCTGGACCGGCTGGGGCTCGAATCCCTGGACCTGTACCTGATCCACTGGATGCAGCCCAAGCAGGAGAAGTACGTTGATACCTGGAAGGCGCTGATCGAACTCCAGAAGCGCGGCCGCGTCAGGTCCATCGGGGTTTCAAACTTCACGGCCGAGGGGCTGCAGCGCCTCATCGACGAAACCGGCGTGGTTCCGGCCATCCACCAGATCGAACTGCACCCGTACTTCAGCCAGCGTGAACTGCGCGAATTCGGTGCCTCCAAGGGCATCCTGACTCAGGCGTGGTCCCCGCTTGGCCAGGGCGGTGAGCTTCTCGAAGACGACACCGTGGCTGCCATCGCGGCCAAGCACCGGGCCACGCCGGCGCAGGTGGTCATTGCCTGGCACCTGGCCATAGGCAACGTGGTGATTCCCAAGTCAGTCACGGAGTCACGCATCCAGGAGAACTACGCGGCACTGGACGTCGTGCTGGACGCCGATGACATTGAGGCAATCAACAGCCTGGACCGCACGGCTGCCGGCGAAGGCCGCATCGGCCCGGATCCCGCGGTTTCCGACTTCGCTTAA
- a CDS encoding alpha/beta hydrolase, whose product MTARPLSARTRSRVTGVRAAGALVLAMVLASCSLIGGGKQEQGTATAKADPSIVAAAPEKLEKFYSQEVVWEPCENDYQCAKVTVPMDYDKPDGETIQIAALKASSTGKKTGSLLVNPGGPGASGYDFVKDGAGTHFSQPVRENYDLVGFDPRGVKRSSPVKCMTDAERDAARAKVYALDTDAGLAAAVADNKAIGAQCAEQTGPSLGHIDTVSSAKDLDVLRAVVNDDKLNYLGYSYGTFLGSTYASLFPDNVGRMVLDGALDPSISNEDLTSGQARAFEKALRSYVAHCLQGDGCPLSGDVDSGVQQVRDLINAVQDTPRTAKDGRVVNGTMFVSGLITPLYNNESWQALTQALEAAMTGDVTLMLRLADLGADRASNGTYTSNSTFAFNAINCLDYPMVSDTADMRAEEQRLLEDSPTLGYFFAYGGTNCVDWPYKNVRTPAPVEYTGESTIVVVGTTGDPATPVEWAGSLRKQLENATLLTWQGEGHTAYGRSNSCIEDAVDSYLVSGKVPADNTVC is encoded by the coding sequence ATGACTGCTCGACCCCTGTCCGCACGAACCCGATCCCGGGTGACTGGAGTGCGGGCCGCCGGCGCCCTAGTTCTGGCCATGGTGCTGGCCTCGTGCAGCCTCATTGGTGGCGGCAAACAGGAGCAAGGCACCGCGACAGCCAAGGCGGACCCCTCGATTGTGGCCGCGGCGCCCGAAAAGCTTGAGAAGTTCTATTCCCAGGAGGTCGTCTGGGAGCCCTGTGAGAACGACTACCAGTGCGCCAAGGTCACCGTGCCAATGGACTATGACAAGCCAGACGGCGAAACCATCCAGATTGCCGCACTGAAGGCTTCGAGCACCGGCAAAAAAACCGGGAGCCTGCTGGTCAACCCCGGCGGGCCTGGCGCGTCCGGCTACGACTTCGTTAAGGACGGCGCCGGAACGCACTTCTCGCAGCCCGTCCGGGAAAACTACGACCTCGTGGGTTTCGACCCCCGCGGCGTCAAGCGTTCCTCACCGGTCAAGTGCATGACAGACGCCGAGCGGGATGCGGCCCGGGCCAAGGTCTACGCCCTGGATACCGACGCCGGCCTGGCGGCTGCCGTGGCGGACAACAAAGCCATCGGGGCCCAGTGCGCCGAACAGACGGGGCCTTCGCTGGGTCACATCGATACCGTGAGCTCGGCGAAGGACCTGGACGTCCTGCGTGCCGTGGTCAACGACGACAAGCTCAACTATCTGGGCTACTCCTACGGCACGTTCCTTGGGTCCACGTACGCTTCGCTTTTTCCGGACAACGTGGGCCGTATGGTCCTGGACGGGGCCCTTGATCCGTCCATCAGCAATGAGGACCTGACCAGCGGACAGGCGCGCGCCTTCGAAAAGGCCCTCAGGTCCTACGTCGCCCACTGCCTGCAGGGAGACGGCTGCCCCCTCAGCGGGGACGTTGACAGCGGGGTCCAGCAGGTCCGCGACCTCATCAATGCTGTCCAGGACACTCCGCGTACCGCCAAGGACGGACGTGTGGTGAACGGAACCATGTTTGTCAGCGGGCTCATCACGCCGCTGTACAACAACGAGAGCTGGCAGGCCCTCACCCAGGCGCTTGAAGCCGCAATGACCGGCGATGTGACACTTATGCTCCGCCTGGCAGACCTCGGTGCGGACCGCGCCTCCAATGGAACGTACACCTCCAACTCAACCTTCGCTTTCAACGCCATCAACTGCCTGGATTACCCCATGGTCTCCGACACCGCAGACATGCGCGCCGAAGAGCAGCGGCTGTTGGAGGACTCCCCCACCCTGGGGTACTTCTTTGCGTACGGCGGCACCAATTGTGTTGACTGGCCGTACAAGAACGTCCGGACCCCTGCCCCCGTGGAGTACACCGGCGAATCCACCATCGTGGTTGTCGGCACCACCGGAGACCCCGCCACCCCTGTGGAATGGGCAGGGTCCCTGCGGAAGCAGCTGGAGAACGCCACGCTGCTGACCTGGCAGGGAGAAGGCCACACCGCCTACGGCAGGTCCAACAGCTGCATCGAGGACGCCGTGGACAGTTACCTCGTAAGCGGCAAGGTACCCGCCGACAATACGGTCTGCTGA
- a CDS encoding DNA polymerase III subunit delta' — MTVWDDLQGQPAVVEQLRQASLGEGLTHAWLFTGPPGSGRSNAAKAFAAALNCDQEDISLRGCGACAACLTILGETHSDVTFVRTEKVTITIDEARELVSTAGNRPSSGRWRIIVVEDADRMAERTTNVLLKAIEEPTPRTIWMLCAPSPADVLVTIRSRCRAVALRLPPAADVAALLVKRDGVAPDLAERAARAAQSHVGIARRLARDPEARERRMETVRFPLGLRGVTAAVMMAEKLVKIATAEANSSNEERDAAEKAALLATLGAPESGTLPPAMRSQVRQLEDDQKRRAKRSVTDSLDRTLTDLLSFYRDVLIIQLGNAVELVNVELRGELEDFAGRSTPETTLARMDAINKARERITTTNVAPLLTIESMAASLI, encoded by the coding sequence ATGACCGTCTGGGACGACCTCCAGGGCCAGCCCGCCGTCGTCGAACAGCTCCGCCAGGCGTCGCTGGGTGAAGGGCTGACCCATGCCTGGCTGTTCACGGGGCCGCCCGGGTCCGGACGGTCCAATGCTGCCAAGGCGTTTGCTGCCGCGCTGAACTGCGACCAGGAAGACATCAGTCTCCGGGGCTGCGGGGCGTGCGCCGCGTGCCTCACCATCCTCGGTGAGACGCATTCCGACGTCACGTTTGTCCGGACCGAGAAAGTCACCATCACGATTGATGAAGCCAGGGAACTTGTGTCCACGGCGGGGAACAGGCCGTCGTCAGGCCGGTGGCGGATCATCGTGGTGGAAGACGCCGACCGGATGGCTGAACGCACCACCAACGTGCTGCTTAAGGCCATTGAGGAACCAACGCCGCGCACCATCTGGATGCTGTGCGCGCCGTCCCCCGCGGATGTCCTGGTGACCATCCGTTCGCGTTGCCGCGCTGTGGCGCTGCGGCTGCCGCCGGCCGCCGATGTTGCCGCTTTGCTGGTCAAGCGCGACGGCGTGGCCCCGGACCTCGCGGAACGGGCCGCGCGCGCAGCCCAAAGCCATGTGGGGATCGCCCGCCGCCTGGCCCGGGACCCCGAGGCCCGTGAGCGCCGGATGGAAACAGTGAGGTTCCCCTTGGGACTGCGGGGCGTGACAGCCGCTGTCATGATGGCGGAAAAGCTGGTGAAGATCGCCACGGCCGAGGCCAACAGTTCCAATGAGGAGCGCGACGCCGCCGAGAAGGCTGCACTTTTGGCTACGCTGGGCGCGCCTGAATCCGGGACGCTTCCGCCGGCCATGCGGAGCCAGGTCAGGCAGCTGGAGGACGACCAGAAGCGGCGGGCAAAACGTTCCGTCACGGATTCACTTGACCGGACCCTGACGGACCTGCTTTCTTTTTACCGGGACGTGCTGATTATCCAGCTCGGGAATGCTGTGGAGCTGGTGAACGTTGAGCTTAGGGGTGAGCTGGAGGATTTCGCCGGACGGTCCACGCCGGAAACAACCCTCGCCCGGATGGATGCCATCAACAAAGCCCGCGAACGCATCACCACCACCAATGTTGCCCCGCTGTTGACCATTGAGTCCATGGCAGCCAGCCTGATCTAG
- a CDS encoding MepB family protein yields MRVYPPWSEPGNYTAQATQRWQVAYFTRASLLPGRPDPLLHPAIPPTLL; encoded by the coding sequence ATGCGTGTCTATCCGCCATGGTCCGAACCTGGAAACTACACAGCGCAAGCCACCCAACGGTGGCAGGTGGCGTACTTTACTCGTGCGTCCTTGCTGCCAGGCCGCCCCGATCCTCTCCTGCATCCCGCAATACCGCCCACACTCCTCTAG